From the genome of Gambusia affinis linkage group LG04, SWU_Gaff_1.0, whole genome shotgun sequence:
tttagcccATCGCCGGTTTTTCATCCTGTGATGACATCAAGTAAAATTGACATTAAATCTATTAACTTGGACTTATTTTCAAATGATCCTTGTCCCCACAGAGAAACTGATGCCACATGACCTGTCAGCTCTTCCCTCTCCGATTCTGGATGTGGAAGAGATTCGATCCAGGAAGATGAGCCGCAGGGCAAAAGTGATACAAGAACTTGTGCAAACTGAAAAGGACTACCTCACTGACTTGGAACTGTGCATCAGAGAAGTTGTCCAGCCTTTACGAGTATTACAGGTAGAGGAGTCTTGGCTTCAATGTATCTACAGTTTAACAGATAGGCGATTTAACCTGGACAGTCACCTCCAAGTTTAAATCCCAGTGCTACTGAAAATAGATATTTGCTTagttgaaaaataaagtgttttttgttcatagaaatcatttaaaaacacttaattaggtcatctttaatttattacaaatttagtCACGTATCTTATTGGCATTGTCAAAACCTGAATTGTTAcggtttttaacatttcaaaattgtCAAAGGTATTCTTGAAGaaagttcttttaaaattacaaattcatTACATCAAGAAAACTTATTTACATGGTTTGAAATACAGATGGGTAAAGCTGTGCACATGCAAATAGACTGACTGTTATGCATAATGTTGCTGTCCTTAATCAGCACAATGTCTTCCCATATTGTTTGTGTCAGGTTGTTGACGTAGACCGACTTTTCACCAACATGGAGACAGTGTGTGAGGTGTCTGCAGCTCTTCTTCACAGAATGCACATGGCCATGTCTGACCCAGATCCAGAAGCAGTCGTCATAGGTAGCACATCTGTCCtagttttcttccatttattgTTGACTGCTAGCAACTAAAACAAaggtcttttttcccccttgtttGTTTTAGGGGAAGTGTTTATCCAGGCAAAGGCAGCTTTAGAAGATGTATATAAGATTTATTGTTACCACCATGACGATGCCAACATGTCATTGAAGGCCTATGAGAGGGAGGAACAGATAAAGCAGCATTTTACTACATGTATCTTAGCATTGAAGTAAGTTTTACTAGATTccctaaataattttatttattgtgatttacAACCTTAAAACTAAACTTCAATCTGtaactgtgtttctttttttttttttgttgcagaaaaatcTATGACCAAGAgtaagtttttgttgttgtttttttttaaacaaagattttctcacatttgcttttttctctAATCCTTCACTGAGTCAAATTTGTGCTTCCACAGAGGAAAACCCAATTTGTTGGATATGGGCTCCCTGCTGATCAAACCAGTCCAGAGGGTCATGAAGTACCCATTGCTTCTGGGGGAACTTTGGCAGGCCACCCCTGAAGACCACATTGACTATCTGCCCCTGCAGGAGGCGCTCACCGCTGCCAAGATCATAAACGTTAACATCAATGAGTTCAGGAGACGGAAAGACATAGGTATGAATTTATTAACAtccaaaaaattgtttatttaatcgGTCTAGTCAATAAATGtgtaaacttgttttttatCCCTTGcctgcaatttttttatttccacaaacaTTAGTTATGAAGTACAAGAGGTTAGAAAATGATGAAGGCACCCTGAGGGGCAAGCTAAACAAGATTAACATCCACTCCCTCCGGAAGAAAGGAGACAGGTTTGCAGGTTATCTGAAGATTCTCACTGGAGTAGAACCACAGGTAACAGCACGCCATTCCTCCTTCACTCTCTGCAGACATAGAAACAGATCAGTGATCGGGCTTAAGAGCTGACATACCAGAGCATTTACTTATCTATGATTGTGTCTGCAGGTGAGAGATGAAGTTTTTGATAAGGAAGAGAAACTGTTCAGGAGTCTGGAAAAAGCTGTGAGGCAACTGGCCAAGAATGTTAACTGCTATGTGCAAAACACTCAGGTGAGAACTGAGCTGTTGAAGATTCAGCCATGCTTCCTGTTTTGGCACCCTCAGTGAAGATGTCTGAAAAGCTTTAAGCTACTAAACCACtcttttactgcagctgcagcaataTAATCTGAAAAATCCACCCTTTAATCCGAGTCCCTTTATGCTATGGGAAAGTAATCCATTGTTAGGAATGGATTGTTGTTACAAAATCCCTTGTTTCACAGCCTCAATCATCTCTAaacatacatttgaaataaacataaagtttaaTAATATCTCATTTGTAATcaagatattttgtgtttagctGGGGTTAAAAATAcacctgtttctttttctcactaGGAATATACATGTCTGTTCTAttgttaattttgttaaaacttaATCCTTAAGATGGGTATTTTctctgaaacttaaaaaaaaaatactgcagttATAGTTTGGATTTTCACTGTGTGATGTTACATTTGTattaaaagccaaaaaaatctatttaacgCTTTTTGTATAATATCTTATCAGATGTGCCATTATTTGTCGCTGGCACATATATGACCACTTGTacagttttcataaaaaacctaaaaatgggATAGATTTGAGGAgaaagaaatcattttcaatATCCTGTCAATTTCCTGAAAGCCTCCACAATTCTCTGCAGGAGATGGTGCCTGTTGCTGTTCAGAACGTGAAGGACATGGAAAACATGATTACGGATCCAAGCAAAGCAGACACAAATGGCTCATCACACAAGAATGGCAAAGATCCTTATAAGTACTTTGTAAGTCCAacctttgctgcatttttgcaATTTCCGAATATGTACTCCTTGCTTAGTTACACTTTCTCTTCCACAAAAATTAAGCCATTAATTATGGCTTAATTATTGAGCCATAATTAATTTTCATCTAATTATGGCTCAATGTTCATTTTTCACACAGCTTTTTCAGAAATTAGCTAAgtggaaacacatttaaataacttaaatgtcTGCTTACTGGTGGCCTGTCCCCACCTCTCTCCTGTTGaatggagataggcaccagtaCCCCCTCGCAGTCCCGCAAAGATTGCGGAAGGATGGAAATATCTGCTTAGTATCTAGCTGTTTACAAACTGCACCAAGCGAGTTTTCAAACTTGTGTAAATCTACAATTCTCCCTTCCCTCCTCCTTCAGAAAGAGCGAATGGAGGAGTTGGTTCTGGTGCCCCTCACCTCTCTGCAGGGCATGTTCACGGCCCCGCAGAAGCTCATCCAGAAGCGTTATGACAAGCTGCTGGACTACTGCTGCCGCCTGGAGCGCTCCTCCTCTTTTGCATCCTCATCCTCCACCTCGACCTCCACCATGTCCTCCACCGCCTCACCAGCATCAGATGCGCCTCCAGGTCCTGCCAAGAGAGACTATGAAGCCATCAATGCTTTGCTAGTGGACGAGTTGCAGAGGTTCAACATGGCGGCTTATACTATCCTGACAAACTGCGTGCTGTGTCTGGTGGCCCTGCTCAGAGGACTGATGGGTTGCGCTTTGGTTGGAGCTCCGGCTGTTCACCAGCTGCCTGTgagactcacacacacacacacatacctgcAGCTCGTTATTATATgtagttttgttcatttgaaattGATCTAACCTTCGTTTTTCTGTACTTTAAAGCCTCCACTGTCAAACATGGCTGAAGTGCAGAACAGCATCATGGATGAGCTGAACAATCTGACATTTGTGAAGGATAATGCTCAGAAGTTAATGGAGAGAAAAGTCAGCTTTGAGAGGCAACGAGACAAAAGAACTGCGGTGAGACCATAGAAATAATCATAGCTTTTAGGTTTTTATACTTGAAGGGTTGCTCAATGTAGCCTTTATTTGGCTGCTTGAGACAAATAAAGGTTTGCCCATGAAGGGCTTTTTCTACTTTCAATCtcaaaaactttaacattttttttgtctgtcactagaaaatgtacaaaaatacacatttatataaaatctCCTAGTCTGAGTTGCTTATACACTTTTATTTGTGCTTAGACATGCGGAGGCATAATCTAAAAACTCCTTCCTCCAGGTGAATTGTCCCTCATGTACT
Proteins encoded in this window:
- the arhgef38 gene encoding rho guanine nucleotide exchange factor 38 isoform X1, yielding MDPREAGGGEKDKERQIKRKNRPVFLRYLERRKTDTIVVDDMAKGDINLGTLVRRSQSDKTEYSAKLKEKLMPHDLSALPSPILDVEEIRSRKMSRRAKVIQELVQTEKDYLTDLELCIREVVQPLRVLQVVDVDRLFTNMETVCEVSAALLHRMHMAMSDPDPEAVVIGEVFIQAKAALEDVYKIYCYHHDDANMSLKAYEREEQIKQHFTTCILALKKIYDQEGKPNLLDMGSLLIKPVQRVMKYPLLLGELWQATPEDHIDYLPLQEALTAAKIINVNINEFRRRKDIVMKYKRLENDEGTLRGKLNKINIHSLRKKGDRFAGYLKILTGVEPQVRDEVFDKEEKLFRSLEKAVRQLAKNVNCYVQNTQEMVPVAVQNVKDMENMITDPSKADTNGSSHKNGKDPYKYFKERMEELVLVPLTSLQGMFTAPQKLIQKRYDKLLDYCCRLERSSSFASSSSTSTSTMSSTASPASDAPPGPAKRDYEAINALLVDELQRFNMAAYTILTNCVLCLVALLRGLMGCALVGAPAVHQLPPPLSNMAEVQNSIMDELNNLTFVKDNAQKLMERKVSFERQRDKRTAVQEVQHQTEEQRAWLLAEYPPNRLYQLKRKCNGCQEQDLSLLEGELVALLEDTDPLGSSSRWLVHNGGDKGYVYSTFLKQYNPLRDSQRANQKAKEQQQPPVITYEDFDDLSLFVSPSSSSSMRSLSLNTTDSSSTLSGLQGEQENAEELEESVDGDTQQYYAVYAFQARCEQELSLQEYQHVRILQFCDLGGNKQWWLAEANGQKGYVPANYLGRMSYA
- the arhgef38 gene encoding rho guanine nucleotide exchange factor 38 isoform X3, with the protein product MFSTEKLMPHDLSALPSPILDVEEIRSRKMSRRAKVIQELVQTEKDYLTDLELCIREVVQPLRVLQVVDVDRLFTNMETVCEVSAALLHRMHMAMSDPDPEAVVIGEVFIQAKAALEDVYKIYCYHHDDANMSLKAYEREEQIKQHFTTCILALKKIYDQEGKPNLLDMGSLLIKPVQRVMKYPLLLGELWQATPEDHIDYLPLQEALTAAKIINVNINEFRRRKDIVMKYKRLENDEGTLRGKLNKINIHSLRKKGDRFAGYLKILTGVEPQVRDEVFDKEEKLFRSLEKAVRQLAKNVNCYVQNTQEMVPVAVQNVKDMENMITDPSKADTNGSSHKNGKDPYKYFKERMEELVLVPLTSLQGMFTAPQKLIQKRYDKLLDYCCRLERSSSFASSSSTSTSTMSSTASPASDAPPGPAKRDYEAINALLVDELQRFNMAAYTILTNCVLCLVALLRGLMGCALVGAPAVHQLPPPLSNMAEVQNSIMDELNNLTFVKDNAQKLMERKVSFERQRDKRTAVQEVQHQTEEQRAWLLAEYPPNRLYQLKRKCNGCQEQDLSLLEGELVALLEDTDPLGSSSRWLVHNGGDKGYVYSTFLKQYNPLRDSQRANQKAKEQQQPPVITYEDFDDLSLFVSPSSSSSMRSLSLNTTDSSSTLSGLQGEQENAEELEESVDGDTQQYYAVYAFQARCEQELSLQEYQHVRILQFCDLGGNKQWWLAEANGQKGYVPANYLGRMSYA
- the arhgef38 gene encoding rho guanine nucleotide exchange factor 38 isoform X2 — its product is MIHPTRLHPTEKLMPHDLSALPSPILDVEEIRSRKMSRRAKVIQELVQTEKDYLTDLELCIREVVQPLRVLQVVDVDRLFTNMETVCEVSAALLHRMHMAMSDPDPEAVVIGEVFIQAKAALEDVYKIYCYHHDDANMSLKAYEREEQIKQHFTTCILALKKIYDQEGKPNLLDMGSLLIKPVQRVMKYPLLLGELWQATPEDHIDYLPLQEALTAAKIINVNINEFRRRKDIVMKYKRLENDEGTLRGKLNKINIHSLRKKGDRFAGYLKILTGVEPQVRDEVFDKEEKLFRSLEKAVRQLAKNVNCYVQNTQEMVPVAVQNVKDMENMITDPSKADTNGSSHKNGKDPYKYFKERMEELVLVPLTSLQGMFTAPQKLIQKRYDKLLDYCCRLERSSSFASSSSTSTSTMSSTASPASDAPPGPAKRDYEAINALLVDELQRFNMAAYTILTNCVLCLVALLRGLMGCALVGAPAVHQLPPPLSNMAEVQNSIMDELNNLTFVKDNAQKLMERKVSFERQRDKRTAVQEVQHQTEEQRAWLLAEYPPNRLYQLKRKCNGCQEQDLSLLEGELVALLEDTDPLGSSSRWLVHNGGDKGYVYSTFLKQYNPLRDSQRANQKAKEQQQPPVITYEDFDDLSLFVSPSSSSSMRSLSLNTTDSSSTLSGLQGEQENAEELEESVDGDTQQYYAVYAFQARCEQELSLQEYQHVRILQFCDLGGNKQWWLAEANGQKGYVPANYLGRMSYA